One Senegalia massiliensis DNA window includes the following coding sequences:
- a CDS encoding YicC/YloC family endoribonuclease: protein MVKSMTGFGRGENKDEKIQFNVEIKSVNHRYNDTIIRMPRHLSYLEEKIKKIIKKRIKRGRVEVYINLENIGESDLEVNVNLNLAKSYKEALDLLNQDLNLDDPIKLESITKYPDIINVEKKEESEDVIWNVLSVAVEDSVKDIYSMRCEEGKKLAHDIKKRLDYIKGLNFKIEDRSPLVVEEYKLKLENRINDLLDNSVEVDESKLANEVAYFADKANITEEIVRLDSHITQLIETLNLDDAIGRKLDFLIQEMNREANTMGSKVGDIEITKYVVEIKSELEKIREQVQNIE, encoded by the coding sequence ATGGTTAAAAGTATGACTGGGTTTGGAAGAGGCGAAAATAAAGATGAAAAAATACAGTTTAATGTTGAAATAAAATCTGTAAATCATAGATATAATGATACTATTATAAGAATGCCTAGACACTTATCTTATTTAGAAGAAAAAATCAAAAAGATTATTAAGAAAAGAATAAAAAGAGGTAGAGTAGAGGTATACATAAATCTTGAAAACATAGGCGAGTCAGATCTGGAAGTTAATGTGAATTTAAATTTAGCAAAATCCTACAAAGAAGCTTTAGATTTATTAAATCAAGACTTGAATTTAGATGACCCTATAAAATTAGAAAGTATAACAAAGTATCCTGATATAATAAATGTAGAGAAAAAAGAGGAATCTGAAGATGTTATTTGGAATGTGTTATCTGTTGCAGTTGAAGATAGTGTTAAAGATATCTATTCTATGAGATGTGAAGAAGGAAAGAAATTAGCACATGACATTAAAAAAAGGCTTGATTATATAAAGGGTTTAAACTTTAAAATTGAAGATAGATCACCTTTAGTTGTTGAAGAATATAAATTGAAATTAGAGAATAGAATAAATGATCTGTTAGATAACTCTGTTGAAGTAGATGAATCTAAACTTGCTAATGAGGTGGCATATTTTGCTGATAAAGCTAATATAACAGAAGAAATTGTTAGACTAGATAGTCACATAACACAATTAATAGAAACTTTAAACTTAGATGATGCTATAGGCCGTAAATTAGATTTTTTAATTCAAGAGATGAATCGAGAAGCAAATACAATGGGTTCAAAGGTTGGAGATATTGAAATAACTAAATATGTTGTTGAAATAAAAAGTGAATTAGAAAAAATAAGAGAACAAGTTCAAAATATTGAGTAG
- the remA gene encoding extracellular matrix/biofilm regulator RemA — MSLKLISIGFGNIVSGNRIVAIVGSESAPIKRVIQDARERSMLIDATHGRRTRSVIITDSEHVILSAIQPETISNRLEGNKEKDD; from the coding sequence TTGAGTTTGAAATTAATTAGTATTGGTTTTGGAAATATTGTTTCAGGGAATAGAATAGTTGCAATTGTAGGATCGGAATCGGCTCCTATAAAAAGGGTAATACAAGATGCGAGAGAAAGAAGTATGTTAATAGATGCTACACATGGTAGAAGAACAAGATCTGTTATTATAACAGATAGCGAACATGTAATATTATCAGCAATTCAACCAGAAACTATATCAAATAGATTAGAAGGAAACAAAGAAAAAGATGACTAA
- the gmk gene encoding guanylate kinase — MSKGLLIVISGPSGAGKGTICKELLKELDLNLSISATTREPRKGEVDGTNYFFISKDKFQEMLLNNEFLEHAEVYSNYYGTPKEYVFDMLEEGKDVLLEIDIQGALSIKEIYPDGVFIFILPPSMEELKNRIEKRATETKEAMIKRLDAAYKELKYVFKYDYGVLNDTVDSAVDNINSIIKAEKCKVNRQIHLIKNIEEA, encoded by the coding sequence ATGTCTAAAGGATTATTAATTGTTATTTCTGGTCCATCTGGAGCTGGAAAAGGCACAATATGTAAAGAATTATTAAAGGAATTAGATTTAAATTTATCTATTTCTGCAACCACAAGAGAGCCACGAAAAGGAGAGGTAGATGGTACTAATTACTTTTTTATATCTAAAGATAAATTCCAAGAGATGCTTTTAAATAATGAGTTTTTAGAGCATGCAGAGGTATATAGTAATTATTATGGTACACCAAAAGAATATGTATTTGATATGCTTGAGGAAGGTAAAGATGTATTGTTAGAAATTGATATTCAAGGTGCGCTTTCTATAAAGGAAATATATCCTGATGGTGTTTTTATATTTATACTTCCTCCATCAATGGAAGAACTTAAAAATAGAATAGAAAAAAGGGCAACAGAAACAAAAGAAGCAATGATAAAAAGGTTAGATGCAGCATATAAAGAATTAAAGTATGTGTTTAAATATGATTATGGGGTATTAAATGATACTGTAGATTCTGCAGTTGATAATATTAATTCCATAATTAAAGCAGAAAAATGTAAAGTAAA